The segment TCATTTGTTTTTCTAGTTATTTCAGCGGTTCTTGCATCTAATTTTAAAAACTCATAAATAGCATTCCAGTCATTGGTCTCTAATGCTATAACAGCGTTTAATTCTTCTTTTTGAACTGTGATTTCGTTGGTTCCTAACTGGGTGTCATCATTGATGAAAATAGCTTTTGAGCCTAGGTTTTTAGCCAACTCCACATCGGTTAAACGATCACCGATTACAAACGAGTTTTCCAAATCGTATTCATCTGAAAAATACTTTTGCAACAAGGCTGTACCTGGTTTGCGGGTGGGAGCATTTTCATGCGGGAAAGTTCTATCTAAAAAAACTTCATTAAACACCACTCCTTCATGTTCAAATGCCTTCATAATAAAGTTATGAACTGGCCAGAACGTTTCTTCCGGAAACGAGTCGGTGCCTAAACCGTCTTGATTGGTAATCATAACAAGCTCAAAATCCAATTCCTTGGCTATTTTTGCCATATAAGTGAACACCTTAGGGTAAAAAACCATCTTGTCAAAGGCATCGATTTGTTCATCAACGGTTTCTTTAATGAGGGTTCCGTCTCTATCTATAAATAATACATTCTTTTTCATGATTTGAGTTGTTTTAGTGTGGCGATTAAAAGCTTATTTTCTTTAGGAGTTCCTACGGTAAAGCGCAATGTATTTTCACAAAGCGGTTGATTGCTTCGATTGCGAACTACAACACCTTTTTCTACTAATTGGTTGTAGCGTTTGCTAGCATCATCGACTCTACAAAGTATAAAATTTGCTTCTGAAGGGACTATTTTATCAATAAAACTTATTTCAAGTAAAGCTTTATATAATTTGATCTTTTCATCTATTAATGAGCCTATTTCTTTTTTTACCGATGATATATTCTGCAATCGATGTATAGCCTTTTCTTGTGTTAAGGAGTTGATGTTGTAAGGCGGTTTAATTTTATTTAAAATTGTTATTATTTCTTCGGAAGCAAAACAAATACCCAATCGAATTCCTGCCATTCCGTATGCTTTTGATAAGGTTTGTGTGATAACCAAATTAGGAAACTGTTTCAATTTTTTCGACCAACTTTCGGTTTCAGAAAAATCGATATAGGCTTCATCAATAACTACTAATCCTTTGAAGTTGTTCAATAACTGTTCAATATTAGCTTCAGAAAGAGCGGTTCCTGTCGGGTTGTTGGGCGAACAAAGAAAAATCATTTTTGTTTGTTTATCAACTGCCTCTAAAATAGCCGGAACGTTTGGTTGAAATGCTTCGGTTAACAGCACTTCCCTATTCTCGATATTATTAATTCCAGCGAGTACCTTGTACATTCCGTAAGTTGGCGGAAGTGTGATTATAGTGTCTTTTCCAGGCTCGCAGAAGGCTCTAAATAGCAAATCCAGTACTTCGTCACTACCATTGCCTAACAGCATATTCTTTTCTGAAATATCTTTAATCAGCCCTATTTCTTTCTTTAAAAGCCGTTGTTGCGGATCCGGATAACGGTTTACTCCGTTTTCAAACGGATTTTCATTGGCGTCTAAAAAAACCATAGCTGCTCCGCTTTCCGTAAACTCGTCACGTGCCGAACTATACGGCTCTAACGCTGCAACATTGGGACGGATTAATTTTTCTAAGTTACATGTGTTTGTCATACTATTATTTTAAACTTTTTAAACGAAGTGACACTGCATTTTTATGAGCTTGCAAACCCTCTGCTTCTGCCATGATTTCAATTGCAGAACCAATATTTTTAATTCCAGTCTCTGTTATTTTCTGAAAGGTCATACTCCTTAAAAAGCTGTCTAAATTAACTCCGCTATATTGTTTTGCATATCCGTTGGTTGGTAAAGTATGATTGGTGCCTGAAGCATAATCGCCAGCGCTTTCGGGTGTGTAATTCCCTATAAATACAGATCCTGCATTTTGAATATTCGTCACGAAATAGTCTTCATTTTCTGAAATAACAATAAAGTGTTCCGGTGCATATTCATTGATCATTTCTAGCGCTTCTTTTTCAGAATTGATTAAAATGAGTTTTGAGTTTTCAATTGCCTGAGTTGCAATTTCTTTTCTTGGTAATTGTTCCAACTGTTTTACCACTTCCTTTTCGGTTTCAGCAATCATCTTTTCAGAAGTTGAAACCAAAATAACTTGGCTATCAGGACCGTGTTCTGCTTGACTTAACAAATCTGACGCTACAAAGGCAGGATTAGCAGTATCATCTGCATAAACTAATAATTCTGAAGGTCCAGCAGGCATATCGATGGCTACATTATATTTAGTCGCCAGTTGTTTCGCTACCGTAACGTATTGATTTCCGGGACCAAAAATTTTATATACAGAAGGAACGGTTTCGGTACCAAATGTCATCGCGGCAATGGCTTGAATACCGCCTATTTTATAGATTTTAGCGATGCCACAAAGTTTTGCCGTGTATAATATGGCTGGATTGATTTCTCCGTTTTTATCAGGTGGCGTACAAAGCATAATTTCTTTGCAACCAGCAATTGTTGCAGGGACAGCAAGCATTAAAATGGTAGAAAATAGCGGAGCAGACCCTCCAGGAATATACAATCCCACTTTTTGAATGGGTCGTTTTTCCTGCCAACACGTAACTCCGTTGGTTGTTTCTACCGATACTTGTTCGGTTTTTTGTGCAGCATGAAATGTAGTAATATTCGCTTTCGCTAGGTCTATCGCTTCTTTTAATTCCGAAGAAACAGACTTTACAGCTTGATTGATTTCTTCTCCGGAAACTAATATCGTATCAGGCGTTATTCCATCGAAAAGCTGTGTGTATTTTAACACTGCGCTATCTCCTTTTGTTTTTACTTCTGAAAATATCTCATTGACAATTTTCTCAATATCAGCTACAGTTTGCGTAGGCCTTTTAAGTAAGGTTTCCCAAGTGCTTTTATCTGGATTTAGTACTTTTTCCATTATGCGATCATTTTTTCAATAGGACACACTAAAATTCCTTCAGCTCCTACTGCTTTTAATTCTTCAATAACTTCCCAAAACTCTTCTTGATTAACTACTGAATGCATACTACTCCAGCCTTCTTTGAGAAGCGGTAAAATGGTTGGGCTTTTCATACCTGGTAATAATTTCGTGATAGCTTCGATTTTATCATTTGGAGTATTCAGCAAAACATAGCGATTGTCACGTCCTTTTAATACAGATTGAATTCGAAAAATTAATTTATCCAACAGTTGATTTACTTGGTCACTAATTAAAGGAGATGCTGCCAATACAGCTTCACTTTTAAAAATAACTTCAACTTCTTTTAAATTGTTTTTAAAAAGTGTACTTCCGCTACTTACAATATCGCAAATACCATCTGCTAAACCAATATTAGGGGCAATTTCAACACTTCCATTGATAATGTGCAAATCTGCATTAATTCCTTTTTCGGTAAGATACTTTTGTGTGGTATTAGGATATGAAGTGGCTATTCTTTTTCCGTCAAGGTCTTTTATACTATCGTATTCAAAAAACTTTGATACTGCTAATGAGACGCGACATTTAGAAAAGCCTAACTTTTCTTTTACTTTAATATCATTTCCGTTTTCAACTAAAAGATTTTCTCCTATTATCGCACAATCTACTACACCATCTTTTAAATATTGAGGAATATCGCCATTACGTAAATAATAGATTTCCAACGGAAAATTTTTAGCAGGAGCTTTTAATTGGTCTCTGCCATTATCTATGGAAATGCCACAATCTTTTAAAATTTTTAAAGACTCTTGGTTTAGCCTACCTGACTTTTGTACTGCAATTTTTAATACTTTCATTTTTTTAATTTTAATGCATGAAAAAACCCGTTTGAGAATGCTCAAACGGGTTTCGATATAGTTTTATAAGTTTTAATTACAACATACCAAGATCACCTCGCAAGAGCGTGGAAATTAATATGGTGATGATGTAATGCTATCTGTTTCATAAGATGTGTACAAAGTTAGATAAAAATGTTTATATAATTATTAATAAACATATTATTATTAAGTAAAAATAAATACAATATTTTATTAGATTTGTTTTTTATAGAATTATAAGAAATAACTTACGTTCTATAAATCAATTTTTTACACGCTTTGAAAAGTTTTTTAATAGCTTTTATCATTTTTCTCATTTGGGCTTTTTTTGGGCTTTGGCTCTATTCATGGCTTCAGACAGACAAAGAATCTACTGCTGTTCTAACCGAAAACACGTCCATAAATAAAGATACACTTACCCCTAGTGCAATTGATAGTATTAATAAAATGGAGAGTAATTTACCTAATATAGACTCTATTCCTATTGAAAGTAATACTCCAATGGTTGTAAAAAATGATCAAGATGACATTTTATTTTTGTTTGAAGAAGGAATAATATCGCACAAAAACAGCACAGAAATTATTGTTCCTGAATCCACTATTGATTTTAAATACAAAATCAATACCTATTTAATTGAACACCCAAATAAAGAAGTACAAATTACTTCGATTTACAGTCCTGATGAAAATACGGAAACACCAAATATAGGAGTTCAAAGGGGTAATAAAGTAAAACAAATTTTAATTACGACTGGAATTGCTTCAAAAAAAATTGTGGTAAAACCTGTAATTAAAGACATTAATTTTGATGAAAATGAAGAATTTAGCGACGGTTTTTCCTTTTCCTTTAAACCTTGGGATAAAGACCGTGTGGAAGATATTGAAATAAACATTCCTGAATCGGTAACGGTATATCCTAAATTTTCTGAAACCGGAATTATCGTAAACAATAATTTACGTAATTTGTTTGAAGAGGTTAAAACCGCCCTTACAAACAACCCAGAGATGACTATTGCAGTAATTGGCCATACAGACAATGTAGGAAATGCAAACGATAATTACAGTATGGGGCTACAATATGCAAGACAAGTACGATGGTATTTAATTTCAAAAGGAGGTTTTGAGAAATCACTAATTAAAGCAATTTCTAAAGGCGAAACAGAGCCAATTGATACTAATAACTCTAAACGTGGAAGAAACGCCAATAGGAGGATTGAAATAGTTTACAATTATAATGGATAGTGTTTTTGAATACATAAACCAGTTTCCCAATTTGATCGGTATTTTCATTTTAATGCTGAGCTCCTTCGTTATTGGTTATTTTTCAGGATGGTGGTTGCAAAAAGGAAAAAGTAGAACCTTTATAAAAAAACTAAAAGGTGAAGTAAACGCCGCCAAACATCAACAAAAAGTAAACGATATTGAAACAATTTTTACTGAAATAAAGCCTAAAATTGTTGAAGTTGTAAAACAAACACAAAAGGAGATTATTAATCCTGAAGAAGTTTTGAAAAAGGCACGGACTAGTTTTGTTACCTACACAAAAGACAAACCTAAATTAGATTATGAAACTATTGGTTTTGCTCATAGCTTTGAAAGGGATGACCTTACTAAGATTGAAGGTATTGGTCCTTATATTGAAGAAAAACTCAATGAAATTGACATTTACACCTTTGAGCAAATAAGTAAGCTTACCTCTTCTGATATACGTGCGCTTACCGATATTATCGACTTTTTCCCCGGTAGAATTGAACGTGATAACTGGGTAGGACAAGCAAAATCTTTTATCGCTTACTAAAAAAAATTATATGCACTTAGCCACGTTAGACTGGGTATTAATCCTTTCTTTTTTTGCTGTCTTTTTAATAATTGGTTTAGTTGTAGCCAAAAAATCAGGTAAGAACACTCAAGAGTTTTTCCTCTCTGGGCGTAATATGCCTTGGTGGTTGTTGGGTATTTCTATGGTCGCAACAACATTTGCAGCCGACACACCAGGTTTAGTAACCGAACTGGTTAGAAAAAACGGAGTTTCTGGAAACTGGGTTTGGTGGGCCATGCTACTTACTGGAATGCTCACTGTATTTTTCTACGCTAAGTTATGGCGAAAATCTGGTGTTCTAACAGATTTAGAGTTTTATGAATTGCGTTACTCTGGCAAAGCTGCAAAGTTTTTAAGAGGGTTTAGAGCCTTATATTTAGGTGTTGTGTTTAACATTATAACTATGGCAGGCGTATGTTTAGCTGGTGCCAAGATTGCAAATATCTTATTAGGCATTTCGCAAGAAGAAGCCCTACTCTACTCTTCAATTATTGTCGTTATCTATTCTTCATTAGGTGGTTTAAAAGGTGTATTGATTACAGATTTAATACAGTTTGTAATCGCAATGGTTGGTTCTATTTGGGCAACAGTATACATACTGAACCTACCTGAAATTGGAGGGCTCTCCAACTTGCTTGAAAACCAACAGGTAGCTACAAAACTGAATATACTTCCAGACTTTTCAAATACTGAAATGTTAATCACCCTTTTCATTATTCCTTTAGCAGTACAATGGTGGAGTACTTGGTATCCAGGAGCAGAGCCTGGTGGTGGTGGATACATTGCACAACGTATGCTAGCGGCAAAAAACGAAAAACACGCCACTTGGGCCACTTTGTTTTTTAACTTTGCCCATTATGCCGTACGACCTTGGCCTTGGATATTGGTAGGACTGGCTTCAATTGTTATGTTCCCGAACTTAGAAAGTATTGCCACAGCTTTCCCTAATCTGAATGCCGAAATGCAAGGTCATGATGTTGCATATGTAGCTATGATGACGTATTTACCAGCAGGTTTAATAGGGTTGGTACTTGTTTCTCTTATAGCTGCATTTATGAGTACTATTTCAACACAATTAAACTGGGGAAGCTCATATATAGTAAACGATTTTTACGGCAGATTTGTTAATCCTTCAGCTTCAGAAAAACAAAAAGTATTGGTTGGAAGGATTTCTACAGTTGTATTAATGGCTTGTGCAGCTTTTTTCTCCTTTTATCTACAATCTGCAAAAGATGTATTTGACCTATTGCTGCAAATTGGTGCAGGAACGGGTTTATTGTTTATTCTAAGATGGTTTTGGAGCCGGGTAAACCCGTATAGTGAAATTGCAGCTATGTCCATTTCGTTTATAATAGCCCTTTTCTTCTTTGTAAATGAAAAAATGGATACGCCACTTTTTGAATTGGCCAGTCATTGGCAATTAACCATTGGAGTTATCATTACAACAATAGGATGGGTTTTAGTTACCTTAGTGACAAAACCAACTGACAAAGGAACCTTAGAGAGCTTTGAATCTTTGGTGTTTGGTGAAAAAAGTAAGTTTTACAACTTCAATTATAAAATATTGGCTTTCCTCTTAGGAATAATCGGTACGTATAGTGTATTGTTTGCTACGGGATACTTTATCTATTCCAAATTTGTAACGGCAACTTTGCTGTCCATTTTAGCAGCTATTTGTTGTTTTGTGTTAGTGAAGATCTGGAAACGGATTAATTAAAAATTAAAAAGCCCTTCATAAAAATGAAAGGCTTTTTAAGATTATATATTTCTGTTCAATGTTCTGAACATTGTCAACTATCTACTACTGATTTCCTAAGATAATAGGCATTCCACTATCGCCAGAGCCAATAACAATTACTTTACTATTGTTAGATTCAGATAGCTTTACAGTAGCTTGAATTCCTTTTTCCTGTAATATTTTATCTGTTAATGAAGCACTTAAAATACTGTTAGCTGCAGCTTTACCTTCTGCATCAATACGTTGTCTTTCAGCTTCTTTTGAGGCTTTCTCTAAACGGAATTCATACTCTAAAGACTCCTGTTCTTGTTTCAATTTGCGCTCAATCGCCACTTTAATGGTTTCTGGTAACGAGATATCACGTACCAAAATTCGGTTTACTTGTACAAATTGCTTTTCTAATAGATTTTTTGTCTCTTCCAGCATTTCACTCTGTATGGATTCTCGCTTACTAGCATACAATTGTTCTGGTGTATAGCGACCTACTACAGCACGTGTAGCAGAGCGCACTGCTGGTTTTATAAGCCTTGTGATATAATCTTCTCCTTTTTCTTGGTGCAATTTTCCTAAGTTGATATCTTCAGGTTGAAACCAAACAGAAGCTTCTAACCGAATATCCAAACCGTTTGAGGATAATACTTTCATAGATTCATCTAACGATTGCTGACGTACTTCATATATAAATACATCATTCCAAGGTGCTACTACGTGAAATCCTTCACTTAAAGCCGGTTCTTCAGTTACAACCCCACCGCCAAAACGTTTGTAAAGCACTCCAGCTTCTCCAGATTCTATGGTCACTGCAGATTTTGCTATAACAATTATTATGATGATAATACCAATAATTAAGGGTATTCCTATTTTGGGTAATCTTTCCATTATACTTTATGTTTTTTTGGTTTATATAAGTCCGTTGTATTTTCTAATAAACCACTCAGCACTAAGGGTTAAAACTATAAGCGCGAGTAGGTATTTCCAATCAATCAAAGGTACGGTTTTTAGTTCGCTTTTTTGAACGGATTGGTAAGAATCGTCAGCAATTAAACCCTCAATCATGCGGTCTACTTCTGAAGGAAAATAGGCGGTTCCGTTAGTGTTTTGAGCTACCCTAATTAATTTGGAAAAATCAGCATTTAAAAACTGCTGTTCTACGTTAAAATCGAGAATAGTAAAATTTCCGCTTCGCGAAATTGATTCATCAGCAACTGAAACTGTATATTTGTATTCTCCAGCTGGTAAACTGTTTAAATCTACTTCATAGAAGTTATTCCTTAACAACATTGGAAAAACTGTTTGCGTTTCAGTTTCCACATTACGCACTGAAATATTTAGAGCAGCACGAGAATCAAAGACAAAGTTTTTATCAAAGTATTGTGCTAAAATTTTAATTGAGTTGTTATTATAGTAAAATGTCTCGTTACTTACTTCTAAACGACTACGGCGTTTATTGGAAGCTAAATACTGTACCAATTTTCCCATAAAAACGTCAAACTCTTGAAAGGTATCAGACTGTAAATACAACTGTGCGCGCCATTTCCAAAATCCTTCCCCGTCCCAAACTGCATCGCGCTTTCCGTTCAGCTCAAGAGTGGCTAACATCGGTGCGCCTGTTTCAAAACCATTAATGGATTGCCCCAACAATATTTCGTGCGGAACTAGTACGCTTAAGTCGCCAAATGTTGTTTTTAGTGGCGGAAAATCATTAAAACCGATATGCTCGACTGCAAAAGTACCGTAGTTGTTGTTTAATGTTGCTGAAACCTCTTCGGTTTGTAAGCTGGTCTCTTTTTTAAATTCCTGTTGTATTGAATTCAAGAAGTTCCAATCAGTATTGGTACCGGTAATCGTCAGGGTATTTTTTTTAAGGTTTTTAATTTCTGAATAGACTTGTGTAAAACTACGATCAGGCTGAAAAAGAACAACCAATTGATATTCATTTAAAATCGAAGTAGCTTCCGAAGGTTTTTTAATAGTTAGCGTACGTTGCTCATTTGCTGTTATCGACTTTTTTAAAGCTCCTAAGTCTGGATGGATAATATCACTCACCACAAGTACATTGGTTGCTTGGTCAATTACTTCAACCGCAAACTGTTTATTATTGTTGGTTTTATTTTTCTCATCTTCTAACGGAACAATTTGAGCAGTATATTTTTGCAATCCTACGTTCGATGCTGGAAGCGTAAAGTTTAGTGTTTTACTATTAGTATTTTCTGAAAAAGATATGGTTTCCCTAAACACAGTTGCACCGCCGTGAGATATTATAAACTGTGAAGTAACCGAACCTGTACCGTTATAGACCAAAATTACTTCCACCGGGAATTTATTCTTTAAAAAAGCATAACGATTACTATTTAAACGCTCAATTTTAAGATCGGTATATGTTGTAGAGTCGCCTAAAATAAACGGATAAATAGCATTTTTATAAGTCGCTGAAGTAAACTCGTAATCGCTCCCCAGTGTCTGATTACCGTCGGTCACTAAAATAGTGGGGGCATTTTCATTTTTAAAGAGGTTATCAGTGGCTTCAAGTGCTTTTGTAAGGTTACTATTTTTTTTTGAAAAAGAAAGTGAGTCTAACTCCTCGAAATCACTTCCGAAGGAAAAGAAAGAAAGATCAAACTTTTCATTCAAGTTTTCGTTATTCTTCAGCTTTTCAAGTAAAACTGAAACTTGATCAGTTTGATTTAGTTCTGCTATTGAAACTGAGTTATCAACAAGTACAGGCAGTTTTGGTTTTTCAATGGAATACGTTTCACTTTTAAATTTTGGGTTTATTAGTAAAAGTAAAAGCGAAAACAACGTAATAAAACGTAATATCCCAAATATCCAGCTTAGCGATTTAGAATATTTTGTTTTATAACCATACATGAACAACGCCAGCGCAAAGGAAATTACGCCGGCGATGATGATATATACTATGGTTTCAGTTGTCAATTATGTACGTTAAAATTTAGGTGTTTCAAAAATACTGATTATGTTAGCATACCGCCGTCAACATTCAATACTTGTCCTGTTATATATCCAGAAAGGTCACTTGCTAAAAATACACAGGCATTTGCGATATCTTCCGGAGAACCACCTCGCTTTAAAGGAATAGCCTCTCTCCAACTTTGTACCGTTTCTTCATTTAACTTACCAGTCATTTCGGTTTCGATAAAGCCTGGTGCAATTGCGTTGCAACGAATATCTCGAGAACCTAATTCTAAAGCTACTGATTTTGTAAAACCAATAATTCCGGCTTTTGAGGCTGCATAATTAGTTTGTCCAGCATTACCCTTCACTCCTACTACCGAGCTCATATTAATAATAGAACCTTTACGCTGTTTTAACATAGCACGCTGTACTGCTTTCGTCATATTAAAAACAGACTTCAAATTCACTTCGATTACTTTATCGAAATCTTCTTCTGATATACGCATTAATAGGTTGTCTTTTGTAATACCTGCATTATTTATCAAAATATCGATGCTACCAAATTCTTTTAAAACTTCAGCGGCTAATTCTTGAGAATCTTCAAAGTTGGCTGCGTTACTTTGATACGCTTTTACTTTTACTCCTTCCTTGGAAAGATCTGAAGCAATCGCATCGGCAGATTCTTTAGATGAATTATATGTAAATGCTACGTTGGCTCCGTGTTTTACAAACGTTTCTACAATACCTTTTCCTATTCCACGGCTACCACCGGTTATTATTGCTGTTTTGCCTTCTAATAATTTCATAGCTATTTGTTCTATTAATTTTGGTTGGTTCTTTTTTCAGAATAACGTAAGATACCAATTATCTTACTTAGATATCAAATATAAAAAAAGCCCTGTTAAAAAAACAGGACTTTTGTACTTATATAGTTTGTCGTTTACCCTAGAACTTCGGCAACTTTTTTGCCTATTTCTGCAGGTGAATCTACTACGTGAATTCCACATTCACTTAATATTTTCTTTTTAGCTTGAGCCGTATCATCGCTTCCGCCTACAATGGCTCCTGCGTGTCCCATAGTACGCCCAGCAGGTGCTGTTTCACCAGCAATAAAACCAATAATTGGCTTTTTACTTCCGCTTTCTTTATACCATTGTGCAGCATCGGCTTCCAATTGACCACCAATTTCACCTATCATAACAACAGCTTCTGTTTCGTCATCATTAATTAAAAGCTCTACAGCTTCCTTTGTGGTAGTTCCAATAATTGGGTCACCACCAATACCAATTGCGGTTGTGATTCCTAATCCTTGTTTTACTACTTGATCAGCAGCTTCATACGTTAATGTTCCAGATTTTGAAACAACGCCTATTTTTCCTTTTTTGAATACAAAACCAGGCATGATTCCTACTTTTGCTTCTCCTGGGGTAATAACTCCAGGACAGTTAGGGCCTACCAAGCGGCAGTCTCTATCTTTAATATAATCGGCAACTTTAATCATATCGCCAACCGGAATTCCTTCAGTAATAGTAATAATTACTTTAATCCCAGCGTTTGCAGCTTCCATAATCGCATCTGCTGCGAATGCAGGAGGAACAAATATAATAGTTACGTCTGCCCCTGTTTCTTTGACTGCATCTGCTACAGTATTAAAAACCGGTTTGTCTAGGTGTTTTTGTCCACCTTTTCCCGGTGTTACGCCACCAACTACATTTGTACCATATTCAATCATTTGACCTGCGTGAAAAGTACCCTCACTTCCGGTAAAACCTTGTACGATGATTTTTGAATCTTTATTTACTAAAACGCTCATTCTCTTTCAGAATTTTTTATTGTTTTATATTGAAATCTATGTTACCCTATTTTTAAACTTAATAAAGCAATGCAAAGGTACTATTTTGAAATAGCTTTTTAAAAGAATTTATACTTTAACCTTATGATACGATCCATCAGTATCATCATTATCGGTTACTGGTTGGCTTACTTGATGCCCACGAAATATTTTTCCGTCTTTTATTTGCCAAATAGCCATAAAATGAGCGATACCTAATTCTTCATCTGGATTTTCAATGGTTTTTATATAATACTTGTATCTAACAGTCACATATTCACCATCTTCAAGTATATGACTTACTTCTACTCTGAGGTCATCATACGTTCGACGCATTTCAGCGAAGTAATTCACCAAATCTCCGTGGTTCATAATGGTCAGCCCATTTGTACTGTTCCAAAGTAATTCTAAATCGGGATGAAAGTACTTATCCAATACCGATTTATCATTTAATACATCTGAAAGGTAAAACCTTCTCACTACTTCCTTTGCACTTTTACTCATTTTATTCTATCTAATTTATCAATTATATCTGGAATTAAGCGAATAGACGCCAATTCCTTATATTTTTTTCTGAATTCATCTGCTGGTGTTCCAAAATACGATTTATGGCCGGGAAGCGACTTACTTACACCGCTTTGCGCCGAAATTACGGCTTTTTCACCAATGGTAATTCCGCTGGTAATTCCAACTTGCCCCCAAATAGTCACAAAATCTTCAATAAACACACAACCAGCAATCCCTACTTGCGAAGCTATTAAACAACGACTGCCAATTACGGTATCGTGGCCTACGTGAACTTGATTGTCCAATTTAGTTCCTTCCCCAATTGTTGTAGATGCTGTAACGCCACTATCAATGGTGCATTGTGCGCCAATATCAACATTGTCTTTAATAACTACGTTTCCACCACTTAAAAGTTTGTCAAATTTTTCAGGACGGTTTTTATAATAAAAAGCATCCCCCCCTAGAACTGTACCGGAATGTATGATTACATTATTTCCAATTTTGGTATTATCGTAAATGGAAACATTTGGATGAATAACACAATTCGCTCCTATTTCCACATTGTTTCCAATAAACACATTGGGCTGAATAATCGTGTGATTTCCAATTGTTGCAGAATCTGCTATAACTGCAGATGCCGCGACAAACGGATTAAAATGGTTAATTAGCTTATTAAAGTCCCGAAAGGGATCATCACTGATCAACAGTGCTTTTCCAGATGGACAATCTACTTCTTTATTAATCAACACAATAGTAGCAAGTGATTGCAACGCCTTGTCATAATACTTGGGATGGTCCACAAATACAATGTCACCGGGCTGTACTACGTGAATTTCGTTCAATCCTAATACTGGAAAGTTTGCATCACCCACATAATTGCAGTCAATAATACCTGCAATCGCTTTCAATGTTTGGGGATTTGAAAATTTCATTTGTATGAATTAGAAACCAAATATAAAAAATCCCATCACAATAGCATCATGACGGGATTTAAAATTTTGATAGTTATCTATCTATTCCTTAATACGTTCTTGGTATTGTCCTTTTTCGGTGTCAACACGTATTTTATCGCCTTCGTTTATAAAAAGTGGAACATTGACTTCTGCGCCGGTTTCAACGATTGCCGGTTTGGTAGCGTTGGTAGCTGTGTTTCCTTTTACACCTGGTTCGGTCGAGGTTATTTCCAAAATTACATGTGGAGGCATTTCAACGGAAAGCGGTGAATTATCTTCTGTGTTAATGATTACCGTTACTATTTCGCCTTCTTTCATTAATTCTGGGGTATCCAAAGCTTCTTTTAGCAAGCGG is part of the Marixanthomonas ophiurae genome and harbors:
- the hisB gene encoding bifunctional histidinol-phosphatase/imidazoleglycerol-phosphate dehydratase HisB, which translates into the protein MKKNVLFIDRDGTLIKETVDEQIDAFDKMVFYPKVFTYMAKIAKELDFELVMITNQDGLGTDSFPEETFWPVHNFIMKAFEHEGVVFNEVFLDRTFPHENAPTRKPGTALLQKYFSDEYDLENSFVIGDRLTDVELAKNLGSKAIFINDDTQLGTNEITVQKEELNAVIALETNDWNAIYEFLKLDARTAEITRKTNETDISIKLNLDGTGKSDIDTGIAFFDHMLDQIARHGQMDLSVKVKGDLEVDEHHTIEDTAIALGEVFSKALGNKLGIERYGFCLPMDDCLAQVAIDFGGRNWLVWEADFKREMIGKMPTEMFYHFFKSFTDGAKANLNIKAEGTNEHHKIEAIFKAFAKAIKVAVKRDTDKMILPSTKGVL
- the hisC gene encoding histidinol-phosphate transaminase, producing the protein MTNTCNLEKLIRPNVAALEPYSSARDEFTESGAAMVFLDANENPFENGVNRYPDPQQRLLKKEIGLIKDISEKNMLLGNGSDEVLDLLFRAFCEPGKDTIITLPPTYGMYKVLAGINNIENREVLLTEAFQPNVPAILEAVDKQTKMIFLCSPNNPTGTALSEANIEQLLNNFKGLVVIDEAYIDFSETESWSKKLKQFPNLVITQTLSKAYGMAGIRLGICFASEEIITILNKIKPPYNINSLTQEKAIHRLQNISSVKKEIGSLIDEKIKLYKALLEISFIDKIVPSEANFILCRVDDASKRYNQLVEKGVVVRNRSNQPLCENTLRFTVGTPKENKLLIATLKQLKS
- the hisD gene encoding histidinol dehydrogenase; this encodes MEKVLNPDKSTWETLLKRPTQTVADIEKIVNEIFSEVKTKGDSAVLKYTQLFDGITPDTILVSGEEINQAVKSVSSELKEAIDLAKANITTFHAAQKTEQVSVETTNGVTCWQEKRPIQKVGLYIPGGSAPLFSTILMLAVPATIAGCKEIMLCTPPDKNGEINPAILYTAKLCGIAKIYKIGGIQAIAAMTFGTETVPSVYKIFGPGNQYVTVAKQLATKYNVAIDMPAGPSELLVYADDTANPAFVASDLLSQAEHGPDSQVILVSTSEKMIAETEKEVVKQLEQLPRKEIATQAIENSKLILINSEKEALEMINEYAPEHFIVISENEDYFVTNIQNAGSVFIGNYTPESAGDYASGTNHTLPTNGYAKQYSGVNLDSFLRSMTFQKITETGIKNIGSAIEIMAEAEGLQAHKNAVSLRLKSLK
- the hisG gene encoding ATP phosphoribosyltransferase; this encodes MKVLKIAVQKSGRLNQESLKILKDCGISIDNGRDQLKAPAKNFPLEIYYLRNGDIPQYLKDGVVDCAIIGENLLVENGNDIKVKEKLGFSKCRVSLAVSKFFEYDSIKDLDGKRIATSYPNTTQKYLTEKGINADLHIINGSVEIAPNIGLADGICDIVSSGSTLFKNNLKEVEVIFKSEAVLAASPLISDQVNQLLDKLIFRIQSVLKGRDNRYVLLNTPNDKIEAITKLLPGMKSPTILPLLKEGWSSMHSVVNQEEFWEVIEELKAVGAEGILVCPIEKMIA
- a CDS encoding OmpA family protein — its product is MKSFLIAFIIFLIWAFFGLWLYSWLQTDKESTAVLTENTSINKDTLTPSAIDSINKMESNLPNIDSIPIESNTPMVVKNDQDDILFLFEEGIISHKNSTEIIVPESTIDFKYKINTYLIEHPNKEVQITSIYSPDENTETPNIGVQRGNKVKQILITTGIASKKIVVKPVIKDINFDENEEFSDGFSFSFKPWDKDRVEDIEINIPESVTVYPKFSETGIIVNNNLRNLFEEVKTALTNNPEMTIAVIGHTDNVGNANDNYSMGLQYARQVRWYLISKGGFEKSLIKAISKGETEPIDTNNSKRGRNANRRIEIVYNYNG